A genomic region of Nitrospirota bacterium contains the following coding sequences:
- a CDS encoding sulfurtransferase TusA family protein, with translation MAMKFEKKGDGTYMLDVCGYVCPHPQIYAKKSLEKMNEGDVVEIILDNPSSVETISQMCDQVGHDVLDKKTEGGKIYLKIKKG, from the coding sequence ATGGCTATGAAATTTGAGAAAAAAGGTGACGGAACATATATGCTGGATGTTTGCGGTTACGTCTGCCCGCATCCCCAGATATATGCCAAAAAGTCTCTCGAAAAAATGAATGAGGGTGATGTAGTAGAGATTATACTTGATAATCCTTCGTCTGTTGAAACTATATCCCAGATGTGCGACCAGGTAGGGCATGATGTGCTGGATAAAAAAACAGAAGGCGGCAAAATATATTTGAAGATCAAAAAGGGATAA